A section of the Streptococcus oriscaviae genome encodes:
- a CDS encoding dihydroorotate dehydrogenase: protein MTKNPLEISLPGLQLKNPIIPASGCFGFGQEYAEYFDLDKLGSIMIKATTQHPRYGNPTPRVAETPAGMLNAIGLQNPGVDAVLAEKLPWLAQHFPDLPIIANVAGFSNEEYAYVSGKISQAPNVKAIELNISCPNVDHGNQGLLIGQVPELAYAAVQAAVRTSEVPVYVKLTPSVADITQVAKAAEDAGAAGLTMINTLVGMRFDLKTRKPIIANGTGGMSGPAVFPVALKLIRQVAQTTDLPIIGMGGIDSAEKAIEMMIAGASAIGVGTANFTDPFACPTIIEDLPKVMAKYGISSLENLRAGIRKELRQ, encoded by the coding sequence ATGACAAAGAATCCTTTGGAAATTTCCCTGCCTGGCTTACAGTTAAAAAATCCTATTATTCCCGCTTCAGGTTGTTTTGGATTTGGTCAGGAATACGCGGAATACTTTGATTTGGATAAGCTGGGCTCCATTATGATAAAGGCGACGACCCAACACCCTCGCTACGGCAATCCCACACCGCGGGTGGCAGAAACGCCTGCTGGGATGCTCAATGCCATTGGTCTGCAAAATCCCGGTGTTGATGCTGTTTTGGCTGAAAAACTACCTTGGTTGGCCCAGCACTTTCCTGATTTGCCTATTATTGCCAATGTGGCTGGTTTTTCCAATGAAGAGTATGCTTATGTTTCTGGAAAAATTTCACAGGCACCCAATGTCAAGGCTATTGAATTAAATATTTCTTGCCCCAATGTGGATCATGGTAATCAAGGACTGCTAATCGGTCAGGTACCTGAATTAGCCTACGCCGCTGTTCAAGCCGCTGTTCGTACTTCGGAGGTTCCAGTCTATGTGAAGCTGACACCAAGTGTGGCGGATATTACACAGGTTGCAAAAGCTGCTGAAGATGCAGGAGCGGCAGGTTTGACCATGATAAATACCTTGGTAGGCATGCGTTTTGACCTGAAAACGAGAAAGCCCATCATTGCTAATGGTACAGGTGGTATGTCAGGCCCAGCAGTTTTTCCGGTGGCGCTCAAACTCATCCGACAAGTGGCCCAGACGACTGACCTGCCAATTATAGGAATGGGCGGTATAGATAGTGCAGAAAAAGCCATCGAAATGATGATTGCAGGGGCATCTGCTATCGGTGTTGGAACGGCCAACTTCACGGATCCATTTGCTTGTCCAACTATCATAGAAGACCTACCGAAAGTGATGGCCAAGTATGGCATCAGCAGCTTGGAAAATCTTCGTGCGGGCATTCGCAAGGAATTGAGGCAATAA
- the pyrF gene encoding orotidine-5'-phosphate decarboxylase — translation MREQRPIIALDFPSFEEVKAFLHLFSKQEKLYVKVGMELYYAVGPEIITYIKSLGHSIFLDLKLHDIPNTVESAMRVLSKLGVDMTNVHAAGGVEMMRSAKQGLGQEALLIAVTQLTSTSEEQMRDYQNIQSSLQDSVVHYAKKAREAGLDGVVCSAQEVALIKEATGKDFLCLTPGIRPSGADVGDQKRVMTPFDAYQIGSDYIVVGRPITQSDDPVAAYQQIKEEWNAE, via the coding sequence ATGAGAGAACAGCGCCCAATTATCGCCCTTGATTTTCCCTCTTTTGAGGAAGTTAAGGCTTTCTTACATCTTTTTTCCAAGCAGGAAAAACTCTATGTCAAGGTTGGTATGGAGCTCTACTATGCTGTTGGCCCAGAAATTATTACCTACATTAAATCTTTAGGTCATTCAATCTTCTTGGACCTTAAACTGCACGATATTCCAAACACAGTTGAGTCTGCCATGAGGGTATTATCCAAACTTGGTGTAGATATGACCAATGTTCATGCTGCAGGCGGGGTTGAAATGATGAGATCGGCCAAACAAGGGTTGGGGCAGGAGGCTTTGCTAATCGCTGTCACCCAGCTGACTTCCACATCAGAAGAGCAGATGAGAGACTATCAAAATATTCAAAGCAGCCTTCAGGATTCAGTTGTTCATTATGCTAAAAAAGCCCGTGAAGCAGGTCTGGATGGAGTAGTTTGTTCGGCCCAAGAAGTGGCTCTGATTAAGGAGGCAACTGGTAAAGATTTCCTATGTCTGACACCAGGTATACGGCCTTCTGGCGCAGATGTGGGTGATCAAAAACGAGTGATGACTCCTTTTGATGCTTACCAGATTGGCAGTGATTATATCGTGGTTGGCCGACCGATTACACAGTCTGACGACCCAGTTGCGGCCTACCAGCAGATCAAAGAGGAATGGAATGCTGAATAA
- a CDS encoding inorganic diphosphatase, with translation MLNKNYKVLVDRPVGYQDSFGTIYPINYGYIPGLLAGDGEEQDAYIISDSVNGPLSIFKGKLAAIIHRRDDVEDKFVITSQDETLTKEDIQEATHFLEQYFDSWIELI, from the coding sequence ATGCTGAATAAGAACTACAAAGTCCTTGTTGATAGACCAGTGGGCTATCAGGATTCCTTTGGCACCATTTACCCCATTAACTACGGCTATATTCCGGGGTTGCTAGCGGGAGATGGCGAGGAGCAGGATGCTTATATTATCTCTGATTCAGTCAATGGTCCACTCTCTATTTTTAAAGGAAAACTTGCTGCTATTATTCATCGTCGTGATGATGTAGAAGACAAGTTTGTTATCACCAGTCAAGATGAAACGCTGACAAAAGAGGATATCCAAGAAGCAACGCATTTTTTGGAGCAATATTTCGATTCATGGATTGAACTCATTTAG
- the pyrE gene encoding orotate phosphoribosyltransferase, producing MTLATQIASHLLDIKAVYLQPENPFTWASGIQSPIYTDNRITLSYPDTRTLIEDGFVQKIKEEFPDVEVIAGTATAGIPHGAIIADRMNLPFAYIRSKPKDHGAGNQVEGRIVKGQKMVVIEDLISTGGSVLDAVAAAEREGAKVLGVVAIFTYELPKAAKNFADAGVKLVTLSNYSELIKVAKVQGYINADGLTLLKKFKENQETWQD from the coding sequence ATGACATTAGCTACACAAATCGCATCACACCTTTTAGACATCAAGGCTGTTTATCTGCAACCTGAAAATCCTTTTACATGGGCTTCAGGCATTCAATCACCTATCTATACAGATAATCGCATCACTCTTTCTTATCCAGATACCAGAACCTTGATTGAGGATGGATTTGTCCAAAAAATCAAGGAAGAATTTCCGGATGTGGAGGTCATTGCGGGAACGGCGACGGCTGGGATTCCACACGGAGCCATTATTGCGGATCGGATGAACCTGCCTTTTGCTTATATTCGCAGTAAACCAAAAGACCACGGAGCAGGCAATCAGGTGGAAGGCCGCATCGTAAAAGGTCAGAAAATGGTGGTTATTGAGGACCTGATTTCTACTGGCGGTTCTGTATTGGATGCTGTTGCAGCTGCAGAACGTGAAGGAGCAAAGGTTCTCGGTGTGGTAGCTATTTTCACCTATGAGTTGCCAAAGGCAGCTAAAAACTTTGCGGATGCAGGTGTCAAATTGGTGACCTTATCAAATTACAGCGAACTAATCAAGGTGGCTAAGGTACAAGGGTACATCAACGCTGACGGCTTGACTCTGCTCAAAAAATTCAAGGAAAATCAGGAAACCTGGCAAGACTAA
- a CDS encoding glycosyltransferase family 39 protein: MYDLFFKMIQKLMWVIFAFWIAVSLWHLFELSWLVTIGFLALVAYAFFHREKLLSAFQWLMRHKKVLAICAVVFQLAVILSANLLVRRDAAVVINGAFELISDSSISNYLTRNPNNLSMFLYARSLYHLFGYKAIWVLQLLGMLYINGTAWILYKTAQTYFNQTSADVAFSLYLLLLGFSPYVIQTYTDLTGLPFLALQTYLTMGIIRDKQVSVTKVAALGGVTTLALIFRPTGAISTIAFFILLFLEKSWKKLIQLVLIFGLSFGITMGLNSFIKQHQNEVVIRQEEELAKSWLTFINLGLTYSGSDQGDMKKGLLQYVPESERGNYNNGMFSNENEWKEIKRRLSEYTIVSFSSHILYKLKRTLFDGSLNWLYTAPEKEKSAFVSPLYVYTKDNALAEWVRKFIIEYDSPSYVFYKLIKQPIWIVMALGAFIPVWKYRRYRQLNYHLLTIFGGILFLMVFEGGKTRYLIQFLPQIILLSSIGLATWLNKENTL, encoded by the coding sequence ATGTACGATCTATTTTTTAAGATGATTCAAAAGCTAATGTGGGTCATTTTTGCCTTCTGGATTGCTGTATCTTTGTGGCATCTCTTTGAGCTATCGTGGTTGGTAACAATTGGCTTTCTGGCTTTGGTTGCCTATGCATTTTTTCACAGAGAGAAGCTCCTGTCCGCTTTCCAATGGCTGATGAGGCACAAGAAGGTCTTGGCTATTTGCGCGGTTGTGTTTCAGCTGGCTGTCATTCTTTCGGCTAACCTGTTGGTGCGCAGAGATGCGGCGGTTGTCATCAATGGTGCTTTTGAGCTGATTAGTGATAGTTCCATATCCAACTATTTGACGCGCAATCCAAATAATTTATCCATGTTTCTTTATGCCAGAAGCCTCTATCATCTGTTTGGATACAAGGCTATTTGGGTTCTGCAGCTTCTTGGGATGCTCTACATCAATGGGACAGCTTGGATTTTATATAAGACGGCTCAAACATATTTTAATCAAACCAGTGCAGATGTAGCCTTTAGTCTTTATTTGCTCTTGCTTGGATTTTCGCCTTATGTCATCCAAACCTACACAGATTTGACTGGTCTGCCTTTCCTGGCCCTTCAAACCTATCTAACCATGGGGATTATTAGGGACAAGCAGGTATCTGTTACAAAGGTCGCTGCTCTTGGAGGGGTGACGACTCTAGCCTTGATTTTTCGACCGACAGGAGCTATTTCCACCATCGCCTTTTTCATCTTGCTGTTTTTGGAAAAGTCGTGGAAGAAGCTGATTCAGCTTGTCCTCATTTTCGGCTTAAGTTTTGGGATAACCATGGGGCTCAATAGTTTTATCAAGCAGCACCAAAATGAAGTTGTCATTAGGCAGGAAGAGGAATTAGCCAAATCCTGGCTAACCTTTATCAACTTGGGCTTGACCTATTCTGGCAGTGATCAAGGGGATATGAAAAAAGGCCTCTTGCAGTACGTTCCAGAATCTGAGAGAGGCAACTATAACAATGGGATGTTCTCTAATGAGAACGAATGGAAAGAGATCAAGCGTCGTTTATCAGAATATACGATAGTCAGCTTTTCTTCCCATATCCTCTACAAGTTGAAACGAACCCTTTTTGATGGCAGTTTGAACTGGCTTTACACTGCGCCAGAGAAAGAGAAGTCAGCCTTCGTGTCACCTTTGTATGTTTATACCAAGGATAATGCTTTGGCGGAATGGGTTCGTAAATTCATTATAGAATACGACAGCCCATCTTATGTTTTCTATAAGCTAATCAAACAGCCTATTTGGATCGTGATGGCTTTGGGTGCCTTTATACCTGTCTGGAAGTACAGAAGGTACCGCCAGCTCAATTATCATTTACTGACTATTTTTGGAGGCATCCTCTTTCTCATGGTATTTGAAGGAGGCAAGACCCGCTATCTCATCCAGTTTTTACCACAAATTATCTTGCTGTCAAGTATCGGACTTGCTACTTGGCTCAATAAGGAGAATACATTATGA
- a CDS encoding glycosyltransferase family 2 protein gives MMISVIVPCFNEEEAIPLFYEAMEKVRLQMQETFEYIFINDGSKDGTLRVLRELSAQDQQVHYLSFSRNFGKEAALYAGLKEASGELVTVMDVDLQDPPEMLMDMKAMLDADPDLDCVGTRRVSRDGEPPIRSFFAKLFYRIMNKISQVEVVDGARDFRLMRRPMVDGILEVSEYNRFSKGIFAWVGFRTEYLPYENVERVAGQTSWSFWSLLSYSIEGIINFSDMPLNIASYTGFFTFILSLLMMIFVVIKTLVFGDPTIGWPSTICIILFLGGLQLMTIGILGKYLSKVFMETKKRPVYLVKEKSKK, from the coding sequence ATTATGATTTCAGTCATCGTTCCTTGCTTCAATGAAGAAGAAGCCATCCCTTTGTTTTATGAGGCGATGGAAAAGGTTCGTCTGCAGATGCAAGAAACTTTTGAATATATTTTTATCAATGATGGTTCCAAAGATGGCACCTTGAGAGTCTTGAGAGAATTATCTGCTCAGGATCAGCAGGTTCACTATCTCTCTTTTTCCCGTAATTTCGGGAAGGAGGCAGCCCTCTATGCCGGTCTGAAAGAAGCGAGCGGAGAACTTGTGACGGTCATGGACGTTGATTTGCAAGATCCACCTGAAATGCTGATGGACATGAAGGCTATGTTGGATGCAGATCCAGACTTAGATTGTGTGGGGACTAGACGAGTTAGCCGTGATGGAGAGCCACCTATCCGTAGTTTTTTTGCAAAACTGTTTTATCGAATTATGAACAAGATTAGTCAGGTGGAAGTGGTGGACGGTGCGCGCGATTTTCGACTCATGCGCCGGCCCATGGTGGACGGGATTTTGGAAGTTTCTGAGTACAATCGATTCTCCAAGGGGATTTTCGCCTGGGTAGGTTTTCGGACGGAGTATCTGCCATATGAAAACGTGGAACGTGTAGCCGGTCAAACCAGTTGGTCCTTCTGGAGTCTTCTATCCTACTCTATTGAAGGGATTATCAACTTTTCTGATATGCCCTTAAATATCGCATCCTATACAGGTTTCTTCACCTTTATCTTATCGCTTTTGATGATGATTTTTGTTGTAATAAAGACCTTGGTTTTTGGAGATCCAACTATCGGCTGGCCGTCAACTATCTGTATCATTTTGTTTTTAGGTGGTCTGCAACTAATGACCATTGGTATTCTTGGTAAGTATTTGTCTAAGGTTTTCATGGAAACCAAGAAGCGGCCGGTTTATCTCGTCAAGGAAAAGAGCAAGAAGTAA
- a CDS encoding uracil-DNA glycosylase, with protein MQHSKWHDLIKAELPEQYFARINDFLNQVYSQGTVYPPREKVFAAIQTSHLEEVKVVILGQDPYHGPDQAQGLSFSVPDWVPAPPSLQNILKELAEDVGVKKSHDLTSWAEQGVLLLNACLTVPAGHANGHAGLIWEPFTDAIIKVVNRLEQPVVFILWGSYARKKKALITNSHHLILESAHPSPLSAYRGFFGSRPFSQANAFLEKAGSQPIDWIRS; from the coding sequence ATGCAGCATTCAAAATGGCATGATTTGATTAAGGCAGAATTGCCAGAACAGTATTTTGCTCGTATCAACGATTTTTTAAATCAAGTTTATAGTCAGGGTACCGTTTATCCTCCGCGTGAAAAAGTATTTGCAGCTATTCAGACCAGTCATTTGGAAGAAGTTAAGGTGGTTATTCTTGGTCAAGATCCCTATCACGGGCCAGACCAGGCACAGGGCTTATCCTTTTCTGTACCAGATTGGGTACCCGCTCCGCCTTCTTTGCAAAATATCCTAAAGGAGTTGGCAGAAGATGTCGGTGTTAAAAAGAGTCACGATTTAACCTCATGGGCAGAGCAGGGAGTTCTTTTGCTCAACGCCTGTTTAACAGTACCAGCAGGCCATGCAAATGGACATGCAGGGCTGATTTGGGAGCCATTCACGGATGCTATTATCAAGGTGGTCAACCGTTTGGAGCAACCTGTTGTCTTTATCCTTTGGGGGTCTTATGCTCGTAAGAAAAAAGCTTTGATTACCAACTCACATCATTTGATTCTGGAATCGGCTCATCCCAGCCCTTTATCAGCCTATCGCGGTTTCTTCGGCAGTCGTCCTTTTTCACAAGCCAATGCTTTTCTTGAAAAAGCTGGTAGCCAACCAATAGACTGGATTCGCTCATGA
- a CDS encoding NUDIX hydrolase, with amino-acid sequence MTKLATICYVDNGKELLLLHRNKKPQDVHAGKWIGVGGKFEKGESPEDCAKREIFEETGLVATDMKLCGVITFPDFTPNQDWYTYVFKVTAFEGSIKDCDEGSLEWVPYEEVLQKPTWEGDLIFLRWILDNRPFFSAKFTYTENSLQDHSVVFYE; translated from the coding sequence ATGACCAAACTTGCAACAATTTGTTATGTAGATAATGGAAAGGAATTGCTCCTACTCCATCGCAATAAAAAGCCTCAAGATGTTCATGCCGGTAAGTGGATAGGTGTGGGCGGGAAGTTTGAAAAAGGTGAGAGTCCAGAAGACTGTGCCAAGCGGGAAATCTTCGAGGAAACAGGTTTGGTTGCGACAGACATGAAACTATGTGGTGTGATTACGTTTCCTGATTTCACACCAAATCAGGACTGGTATACCTATGTTTTTAAAGTGACAGCATTTGAGGGAAGTATCAAAGACTGTGACGAGGGAAGCTTAGAGTGGGTTCCCTATGAAGAAGTTCTCCAGAAACCAACTTGGGAGGGTGACCTCATCTTTCTTCGTTGGATATTGGACAATCGTCCCTTTTTCTCGGCAAAGTTTACCTATACTGAGAATAGTTTACAAGACCATAGTGTCGTTTTTTATGAGTAA
- a CDS encoding dihydroorotase, translating to MLLIKNGRVIDPQSGLDQVCDVLLEGKVIVDIAENIVASEAEVIDATGLVVAPGLVDVHVHFREPGQTHKEDIHTGALAAAAGGFTSVVMMANTSPTISSVETLKEVLASAAKENIHIHTVATITKEFDGENLTDFEALLANGAVAFSDDGIPLTNAGVVREAMKLAKKHDTFLSLHEEDPQLNGVLGLNESVAEKHFHVCGATGVAEYSMIARDVMIAYETGARVHIQHLSKAESVEVVAFAQKLGAKVTAEVAPQHFSRTEDLLLTKGANAKMNPPLRLESDRLAVIEGLKSGVISLIATDHAPHHADEKNVADLTKAPSGMTGLETSLSLGLTHLVEEGHLTLLELLEKMTINPAKLYGLEAGYLAKNGPADLVIFDPAAERIISDQFASKSSNSPFIGDRLKGVVHYTIADGQLVYGK from the coding sequence ATGTTGTTGATAAAAAATGGTCGCGTGATTGATCCTCAATCAGGCTTGGATCAGGTTTGTGATGTTCTTTTAGAAGGAAAAGTCATTGTTGATATTGCAGAAAATATCGTAGCTTCTGAAGCAGAGGTCATTGATGCGACGGGATTAGTAGTTGCCCCTGGCTTGGTGGATGTTCATGTTCACTTCCGTGAACCTGGGCAGACCCACAAGGAAGACATTCATACGGGTGCCTTGGCTGCAGCAGCTGGTGGTTTTACCTCAGTAGTTATGATGGCTAATACCAGTCCGACGATTTCAAGCGTTGAAACTCTGAAGGAAGTTTTGGCATCTGCTGCCAAGGAGAATATTCATATCCATACAGTCGCGACCATTACCAAGGAATTTGATGGAGAAAATCTAACTGACTTTGAAGCCCTTTTAGCAAATGGAGCAGTGGCATTTTCAGATGATGGAATCCCGTTGACGAACGCTGGTGTGGTTAGGGAAGCTATGAAACTAGCCAAGAAACACGATACCTTTCTCAGTTTGCACGAGGAAGATCCACAGCTAAATGGTGTATTAGGACTCAACGAATCTGTGGCTGAAAAACACTTTCACGTTTGTGGGGCGACGGGTGTTGCCGAATATAGTATGATTGCCCGTGATGTCATGATTGCCTATGAAACAGGAGCTCGAGTGCATATCCAGCACTTGTCTAAGGCTGAGTCTGTTGAGGTTGTCGCTTTTGCCCAAAAGCTTGGGGCCAAAGTTACGGCAGAAGTAGCTCCCCAGCATTTCTCTCGGACAGAGGATTTGCTGCTTACCAAGGGTGCCAATGCTAAGATGAATCCTCCCCTGCGCCTAGAATCTGATCGTTTAGCTGTTATTGAAGGGCTTAAATCGGGAGTTATCAGCTTAATTGCTACCGACCATGCCCCACATCATGCAGATGAGAAAAATGTTGCCGATTTGACCAAAGCACCTTCAGGCATGACAGGTCTTGAAACCTCTCTATCCTTAGGTTTGACTCATCTGGTGGAAGAAGGTCACTTAACGCTTCTGGAATTGCTAGAAAAAATGACCATCAACCCAGCCAAACTTTACGGCCTGGAGGCAGGTTATCTGGCCAAAAATGGCCCGGCCGATCTTGTTATTTTCGATCCAGCAGCCGAACGAATTATTTCTGATCAATTTGCTTCAAAATCTAGCAACTCACCATTTATCGGCGACCGCCTCAAGGGAGTCGTGCATTACACCATTGCAGATGGACAATTGGTTTACGGTAAGTAA
- the nt5e gene encoding cell surface ecto-5'-nucleotidase Nt5e — protein MKKKDLFLPVLSTLLLAPFVLSQHVEAQEATPSVTVETTAAPTNTTTEGAASTVSTEPVAATTTETTTETEPVADTVDAVILHTNDVHGRILEDRGVMGDAKAAAVIEAERAKEPVTLVLDAGDAFQGMPISNSTQGEDRANIMNQVGYDAMAVGNHEFDFGLEQAVKYKETLKFPLLSANTYVNGARLFEASTVIDKDTTVKGDEFVVIGVTTPETATKTHPKNVENVVFTEPITEVNLVIDEVEARAQAEGVVYKNYIILAHLGVDTTTPEAWRGSTLAQALAENAKLAGKRVIVIDGHSHTVESTTYGSNVTYSQTGSYLNNIGKITLKSGQLLAETSMIKAADVKDVEPDAKIAALVADIKAKYEAENAQVVIDTNPVELNGERSNVRVRETNLGNIVTDAIYDYGQTGFSNPSHLAVTNGGGLRATIAKDQPVTKGDIIAVLPFGNSISQITVTGEQIRAMFEKSVSAPHQVDKATGAVVLDENGLPLLEASGGFLHTSGAQVYYDVNREAGQRVLHISIWDPATKTFQPLKLEGTYYLATNDFLAAGGDGYTMLGGAREEGPSMDSVFADYLKKVADLGLLKEYEVVNPASRLYSVSETLDTDGDTYPDYVEHIHGTDPANAASNPANPPVDQSGNNQGTPKPISDPAQGAGGASNSDKAVTSKKPTLPNTGDSASYALSLIGLGLVGLGFAAAKRKEYQ, from the coding sequence ATGAAAAAGAAAGATTTATTCCTACCTGTCTTGTCAACGCTCTTGTTAGCTCCCTTTGTTTTGTCACAGCATGTTGAAGCTCAGGAAGCGACTCCATCTGTGACGGTTGAAACAACAGCGGCACCGACAAACACGACCACTGAAGGAGCGGCATCAACCGTTTCAACAGAGCCAGTGGCAGCAACTACAACAGAAACTACAACAGAAACTGAGCCAGTAGCAGACACAGTTGATGCGGTTATCCTCCATACCAACGACGTTCATGGTCGCATCTTGGAAGACCGTGGAGTAATGGGGGATGCAAAAGCGGCAGCAGTTATTGAAGCAGAGCGTGCTAAAGAACCTGTCACCTTGGTCTTGGATGCTGGAGATGCTTTCCAAGGAATGCCGATTTCAAATAGCACACAAGGGGAAGACCGCGCAAACATCATGAACCAAGTGGGCTATGATGCCATGGCTGTTGGTAACCATGAGTTTGACTTTGGTTTGGAACAGGCTGTTAAGTATAAAGAAACCTTGAAATTCCCACTATTGAGTGCCAATACTTATGTGAATGGAGCACGTTTGTTTGAGGCCTCTACTGTTATCGATAAAGACACAACAGTAAAAGGTGATGAGTTCGTTGTGATTGGTGTAACCACACCAGAAACAGCTACGAAGACCCATCCAAAGAATGTCGAGAATGTTGTGTTTACAGAGCCAATTACTGAGGTAAACCTAGTGATTGATGAAGTGGAAGCGCGTGCGCAAGCAGAAGGGGTTGTTTATAAAAATTATATTATTTTGGCTCACCTTGGAGTAGATACTACAACACCAGAAGCATGGCGTGGCTCAACACTTGCCCAAGCACTTGCAGAAAATGCAAAACTAGCTGGCAAGCGAGTGATTGTTATTGATGGCCATTCTCACACCGTCGAATCTACGACCTATGGTTCAAATGTAACGTATAGCCAAACAGGTTCTTACTTAAATAACATTGGCAAAATTACCCTTAAATCTGGCCAACTTTTGGCAGAAACGAGTATGATTAAAGCTGCTGATGTCAAAGATGTAGAGCCTGATGCTAAAATTGCAGCCCTCGTTGCTGATATCAAAGCCAAATACGAAGCAGAAAATGCACAAGTAGTCATTGACACTAATCCTGTTGAACTCAACGGTGAACGCTCAAATGTTCGTGTTCGCGAAACCAACCTTGGTAATATCGTGACAGATGCTATCTATGATTATGGACAAACCGGCTTTAGCAATCCGTCCCATTTGGCAGTCACAAATGGTGGTGGACTTCGTGCAACCATTGCCAAGGATCAACCGGTTACCAAAGGAGATATTATTGCTGTTCTGCCATTTGGTAACAGTATTTCACAAATTACAGTGACAGGCGAGCAGATTCGTGCCATGTTTGAAAAATCAGTTTCTGCTCCACATCAAGTGGATAAAGCAACTGGAGCGGTTGTTCTGGACGAGAACGGTCTGCCATTGCTTGAAGCAAGCGGAGGTTTCCTTCACACATCTGGTGCTCAAGTCTACTATGACGTCAACCGCGAAGCTGGCCAACGGGTTCTTCACATTTCTATTTGGGATCCGGCAACGAAGACCTTCCAACCATTAAAATTAGAAGGAACTTATTACCTAGCAACGAATGACTTCTTGGCTGCTGGAGGAGATGGATACACAATGCTTGGAGGTGCGCGTGAAGAAGGCCCTTCTATGGATAGTGTCTTTGCAGATTATCTCAAAAAGGTAGCTGACTTGGGCTTGCTTAAGGAGTATGAAGTAGTGAATCCTGCTAGTCGCCTGTACTCTGTTTCAGAAACACTAGACACAGATGGCGATACCTATCCAGACTATGTAGAGCATATTCATGGAACGGATCCTGCCAATGCAGCGTCAAATCCTGCTAACCCACCAGTGGATCAATCTGGAAATAATCAAGGAACACCTAAACCTATCAGCGATCCAGCGCAAGGTGCGGGTGGCGCATCAAACTCTGATAAAGCAGTAACAAGCAAGAAACCAACCTTGCCAAACACAGGTGATTCAGCGAGCTATGCTCTTTCCCTCATTGGTCTGGGATTAGTCGGCTTAGGATTTGCAGCAGCTAAACGCAAAGAGTATCAGTAA
- the plsY gene encoding glycerol-3-phosphate 1-O-acyltransferase PlsY, whose amino-acid sequence MMNILFLLIAYLLGSIPSGLWIGKIFFKKNIREYGSGNTGTTNTFRILGPKAGTVVFLIDFLKGTLAALLPLLFQLEGISPIIFGLLAVLGHTFPIFAQFKGGKAVATSAGMLMGIAPGFCLFLLLIFMTSLYLTSMVSFSSVLAAAVALVGVLLFPAFGFILPSYDLLFTLIILFLGSFVIIRHIDNIKRIQKKEENLVPFGLNLTKQKTK is encoded by the coding sequence ATGATGAATATCTTATTTTTATTGATTGCATATTTATTAGGTTCTATTCCATCTGGACTTTGGATTGGAAAAATTTTCTTCAAAAAGAATATTCGAGAGTATGGTTCTGGCAATACAGGAACCACTAATACCTTTCGAATACTCGGTCCAAAAGCTGGAACCGTAGTCTTTCTCATTGATTTCTTAAAAGGAACCTTGGCTGCTTTGTTGCCACTGCTGTTTCAGTTAGAAGGCATTTCACCAATTATCTTTGGGCTCTTGGCTGTTCTGGGCCATACCTTCCCAATCTTTGCACAGTTTAAAGGCGGAAAGGCTGTCGCAACTTCCGCGGGAATGTTGATGGGAATTGCTCCTGGATTCTGCCTCTTCCTGCTATTGATTTTTATGACCTCGCTCTATCTGACATCCATGGTGTCCTTCTCTAGTGTTCTAGCCGCCGCAGTTGCTTTGGTCGGGGTACTTCTATTTCCTGCCTTTGGCTTTATCCTGCCGAGCTACGACTTGCTCTTTACCTTGATTATTCTTTTCCTAGGAAGTTTTGTTATCATCCGACACATAGATAATATTAAACGTATCCAGAAAAAAGAAGAAAATTTAGTTCCCTTCGGATTAAATTTAACCAAACAAAAAACAAAATAG